A stretch of the Erinaceus europaeus chromosome 1, mEriEur2.1, whole genome shotgun sequence genome encodes the following:
- the LOC103111529 gene encoding carbonic anhydrase 15-like isoform X1: MRSLELVLIFLSVLLLVCADPEGTWCYDSQDPKCGPTHWKEMAPACGGPAQSPINIDLHLVQRDPTLRPFIFQGYDLAPPGPWTLENDGHTVLLHVDTGPQSHLEMRGAGLPLPAYRALQLHFHWGRPGREGSEHSLDGHRHPMEMHVVHMNTRYQSVGEARGHPDGLAVLAVLLAEQDSDNANFSTLVSSLKNVSAPGLSVTLASTFPLASLLPGASGLRRYYRYSGSLTTPGCEPAVLWTVFQDTVPIGRAQVVQFQTVPRASPLGSRLEPLTENFRPQQPLGGRRVSASPAASIRAAGSIPAPPLVYAYASGALLGLRLCLVLQQGP, from the exons ATGAGGTCCTTAGAGCTGGTACTGATCTTCCTGTCTGTGCTGCTGCTGGTGTGTGCAGACCCAGAGG GTACCTGGTGCTACGACTCCCAGGACCCTAAGTGTG GCCCCACTCACTGGAAGGAGATGGCCCCTGCCTGTGGAGGCCCAGCCCAGTCCCCCATCAATATTGACCTTCACCTGGTCCAGCGGGACCCCACCCTCAGACCCTTCATCTTCCAAGGCTATGATTTAGCACCTCCAGGCCCATGGACCCTGGAAAATGATGGACATACAG TACTACTCCACGTGGACACTGGTCCACAGAGCCATCTGGAGATGCGGGGCGCTGGGCTGCCACTGCCTGCCTACCGCGCACTGCAGCTGCACTTCCACTGGGGGCGACCTGGAAGAGAAGGCTCAGAGCATAGTCTGGATGGGCATCGCCACCCCATGGAG ATGCATGTGGTCCACATGAACACGCGGTACCAGAGTGTGGGGGAGGCACGGGGCCACCCTGATGGACTGGCAGTGCTGGCCGTGCTGCTGGCG gagCAGGACTCAGACAATGCCAACTTCTCCACACTTGTGTCCAGCTTAAAGAATGTGTCTGCACCTG GGCTCTCCGTGACCCTAGCATCCACCTTCCCGCTGGCCTCACTGCTGCCGGGTGCCTCTGGCCTCCGTCGATACTACCGCTACTCGGGGTCGCTGACCACACCTGGCTGTGAGCCTGCAGTGCTCTGGACAGTTTTCCAGGACACGGTGCCTATAGGACGAGCACAG GTGGTCCAGTTCCAGACTGTGCCCCGGGCCAGCCCCCTGGGTTCCCGGCTTGAGCCGCTCACCGAGAACTTCCGCCCACAGCAGCCTCTGGGTGGACGCAGAGTCTCTGCTTCCCCAGCTGCTTCCATCCGTGCAGCAGGCTCAATCCCTGCCCCCCCACTGGTCTATGCCTATGCCAGTGGAGCTCTGCTGGGCCTGAGGCTCTGCCTGGTGCTCCAGCAGGGACCCTAG
- the LOC132539481 gene encoding protein FAM246A-like has translation MATEPGRPWVQARGAYGASEALKRAAGRRRDPGPQPNGPGPEEARGPGRLARLRGQLRAEAAARAEAPRLLRVVERAGAGAGPGERASARSGGSVCSVCGEPRGGATYPAGVLEVSERRLQEGLAAVRAELGAGLEALRAELRAELVALRALLPPSPPLQPPARREPRAPRPAPRAQALLRTLGSVHALAATSRPTEPAPDDPARKNFKKTPVPPGTLQGSGD, from the coding sequence ATGGCTACGGAGCCCGGGCGCCCGTGGGTGCAAGCGCGCGGCGCGTACGGGGCGAGCGAGGCGCTGAAGCGCGCGGCGGGCCGGCGGCGGGACCCGGGGCCGCAGCCCAATGGGCCGGGCCCGGAAGAAGCGCGCGGTCCGGGCCGCCTGGCCCGCCTGCGGGGTCAGCTCCGGGCCGAGGCGGCGGCGCGGGCCGAAGCGCCGCGGCTGCTGCGAGTGGTGGAGCGCGCGGGGGCCGGCGCGGGGCCCGGGGAGCGAGCAAGCGCACGCAGCGGCGGCTCGGTGTGCTCGGTGTGTGGGGAGCCTCGCGGGGGCGCCACCTACCCGGCGGGCGTCCTGGAGGTGAGCGAGCGGCGGCTGCAGGAGGGACTGGCGGCCGTGCGCGCAGAGTTAGGCGCAGGGCTGGAGGCGCTGCGGGCCGAGCTGCGGGCCGAGCTGGTCGCCCTGCGCGCCCTGCTCCCGCCGTCGCCGCCACTGCAGCCGCCCGCACGCCGcgagccccgcgccccgcgccccgcgccccgcgcccagGCCCTGCTACGCACCCTCGGCTCCGTGCATGCCCTGGCCGCCACCTCTAGGCCCACCGAGCCCGCCCCCGACGACCCGGCCCGCAAGAACTTCAAGAAAACGCCAGTGCCGCCTGGGACCCTGCAGGGCAGCGGGGACTGA
- the LOC103111529 gene encoding carbonic anhydrase 15-like isoform X2, whose amino-acid sequence MAPACGGPAQSPINIDLHLVQRDPTLRPFIFQGYDLAPPGPWTLENDGHTVLLHVDTGPQSHLEMRGAGLPLPAYRALQLHFHWGRPGREGSEHSLDGHRHPMEMHVVHMNTRYQSVGEARGHPDGLAVLAVLLAEQDSDNANFSTLVSSLKNVSAPGLSVTLASTFPLASLLPGASGLRRYYRYSGSLTTPGCEPAVLWTVFQDTVPIGRAQVVQFQTVPRASPLGSRLEPLTENFRPQQPLGGRRVSASPAASIRAAGSIPAPPLVYAYASGALLGLRLCLVLQQGP is encoded by the exons ATGGCCCCTGCCTGTGGAGGCCCAGCCCAGTCCCCCATCAATATTGACCTTCACCTGGTCCAGCGGGACCCCACCCTCAGACCCTTCATCTTCCAAGGCTATGATTTAGCACCTCCAGGCCCATGGACCCTGGAAAATGATGGACATACAG TACTACTCCACGTGGACACTGGTCCACAGAGCCATCTGGAGATGCGGGGCGCTGGGCTGCCACTGCCTGCCTACCGCGCACTGCAGCTGCACTTCCACTGGGGGCGACCTGGAAGAGAAGGCTCAGAGCATAGTCTGGATGGGCATCGCCACCCCATGGAG ATGCATGTGGTCCACATGAACACGCGGTACCAGAGTGTGGGGGAGGCACGGGGCCACCCTGATGGACTGGCAGTGCTGGCCGTGCTGCTGGCG gagCAGGACTCAGACAATGCCAACTTCTCCACACTTGTGTCCAGCTTAAAGAATGTGTCTGCACCTG GGCTCTCCGTGACCCTAGCATCCACCTTCCCGCTGGCCTCACTGCTGCCGGGTGCCTCTGGCCTCCGTCGATACTACCGCTACTCGGGGTCGCTGACCACACCTGGCTGTGAGCCTGCAGTGCTCTGGACAGTTTTCCAGGACACGGTGCCTATAGGACGAGCACAG GTGGTCCAGTTCCAGACTGTGCCCCGGGCCAGCCCCCTGGGTTCCCGGCTTGAGCCGCTCACCGAGAACTTCCGCCCACAGCAGCCTCTGGGTGGACGCAGAGTCTCTGCTTCCCCAGCTGCTTCCATCCGTGCAGCAGGCTCAATCCCTGCCCCCCCACTGGTCTATGCCTATGCCAGTGGAGCTCTGCTGGGCCTGAGGCTCTGCCTGGTGCTCCAGCAGGGACCCTAG